ttaacgAAGTCACTGCATCTATTAGtctcagtattattattgtaatcataAGAATAAATCTTATAGAGCTTAAAGCAACAGTAaaacaactgttctctctctctctctctctctctctctccccctctttctgcccacctctcttctctccccccatttttctccctcaccccaaccggtcacAGCAGATATTCTGCcaacaactgagtccggttctgacAGAgatttcctccttcttctccacggtcgccaagtgcttgctcggAACTGTCGGATTTCCCactaatattgtgaggtctcaacctcaccttgtaaagtgccttgagataatgaatgttatgatttggcgctaaacaaataaaattgaattgaatttgcaAATATCACAGGAGTGGGAAAATGTAATACACACCTGTTTATTATCAAACAGAGCATGGCTGCTTAGAGACATGGCCTTCTCCTGTCCCGCCCAACGTCGCAGCTCTCTCTcaaacaactgcaaaaaaaacattaagtcaGTATGAACATTTAGAATGAGCCCTTTTTACAGTTtgagtcttaaaaaaaatgacagaagttATGGTCACCTTGGATCCAGTCCAGCCCAGCAGAGCAAAAGCAAACTGGCTGATAGGAGAAACCACCAGGTCCACTCTCACAGCTCTCCACGGCTTGTGTCCAGCAGGTCTTGTCTCCTCCGGTCCCGCATCTTTGCCCAACTCATGGTATTTCTGTTCACCAGTGTGAATCTGActctgtgaatgtgaatttttcCCCTTCTGAAGACGAGAGTCCTCAGGATTTATCCGGGCGTGGCCCCTGACACCACATGAGCCCTCAtgctcatcctcatcctctgctgTATTTAGATTTTGCATGCCACCTTCTCTCCATGTCCCTGTCTGATTTGTTCCCCATCCCTCCACTTTGGCCAGTTTAAAGATGGAGAAACACCTCTCGAATCGGTCCATGTTGGAAGCAGGCCGGGCAGGCCCGTTCGCAGACTCCAGGTAAGAGTTTCTTGAAGTTTTATGGTACAACAGGAAACCCTGGGGAGACAGGAAACTGTTCAGGTCGAAAGACTCGTCTCTTACAGACTGAGAGTCCTAACACTGGACGGAAACTACCTGTGACTCCAGCCAGGACACCACTTTTGACATCagtccctcctctctgccttcctCTGGGTGGGTTATGAGGAAGTCAACATCATGACCGGAAGGCTTTCCTCTAAAGAAAAGTGTCAGTGGAAATGTTTCAATCAAACTGCTGCGGCAGAGGGACATGACTCTCATGGATAGTGTAACGACACTATAGGCTTATGTAATGGCCATCAGTTTGAAATCTTCTTTCACAATCCTTGTCTTTTGCCACTAACTTATCTCGATAACTTATCTTCAGTTTTTATGCACGCAGGATTGTATCTCTGACGTTTTAATCCAAAAGCCACACATTTCCCAACACAAAAGAGAGTTTCATGCTGATCGAAGACGTTCTCTGCAGAACATAAGCCAGGGTTCCATCTGAGCGTAGCACAAATATTAGCAGAATTTTGAGAAAGGTTCATAACTGAAGAAAGGGCTGGGGCTGTTGTGCAAATGTTGCTGCATCGAGGCGAACAACTGGTGGAGCTGATGTTCCAGCTGCCGCAGAGcaagaggacacagagagataagGTGATCAAAGGGCAACGGTCAAAGCTCAGATGTTGGAAATCATGATGGAAATGTGATTTCCAGGCTCCTCATcgctccacacacacctgatgttTTAGTCTCTCCACTGGAAGTGGTGAGTGACATTCAAGTCACATGATTCACCTGCGTCAGTGTGTCCTTTGCACcatacattttacttttagcCAAGCGAACAAACTTTCACTGATATTTTTTAGATTGTTGAACCCTCCGACTTTTCCAGCATTTCCAATGAATCTCTTTGGGAAAAATTTAGAGGGATTTACTTCAAGAACCAGCAACACCTCCATGGGCGGCTGCAGCTCAGTCATGCATTTCATTCACAGATCGACTGACAGACAAAGAGCTTGatatagcagcgctgtatgaatgtgtgttgcGAATGGGGGAATTTCATTGTGTGTAAGTCAATGTTTTGCAGTAACATTTAataccttaaaggggcagtaagcgattttggagaaagctaatctttctctttgttattgttgatgattttactgctctggccgcgCCACACCTGTATGAGACAGGCGCGCAAACCACTTTGAGTCGTAGCAACTCACCACCACTTCTCTTCatgtgtcggggagtgatgtttacaaaccccacacagtgttgtgtggtgcggtctgcaaaatgtttttgttttcaatttacagagccaggattGAGGcgaaaaaatgaatttttttgttccccacacacacacacacagaaacgacagctaacggactgtgaggaaatatacacagacttttaaaatacctgtattggtttaaaaccccttactgcccctttaagtaactCTGACTTTGAAtgaaatttgcttttttttttaattaacaaacTCCTGCTACACGTCGACCCTGTGCAGTTGGCCATAGTTATACACAAATCACATTACCTCTATGTGACAGTAAAGCCTGCAAACTTTAGCCAAACCACAAAACCACTGACTGCTATTGAAAGTATTGAAAAAATGTGATGGTTTTGAGTCAGTGGGCAGTTATTTTACACCTGTACCTTTGTTATTCTGtacgtttagtttttttttctgaagttaaGGACTGTAACAGGGCGTAGCAGCCCGACATTAAGGCTTTGTCGCGTGCAGTGTAATTTGATGGGGATGTCATCAGAAACACAGCGTGCCAGCGTTTGCTTTTTCACCTCCTGAATCCTCCCGTCAGAGTTATCTGCGCTCCTGGTAACACAGAGACGACGGCCTTCTCCACGATCTCTCCGACAGCGTCAGCCTCCGCCATAGTGACCGGCTGGTTGAGGTCGTCATAGTGCTCCACACCTGAAAGACAGCAAGGTGTTCATTCAGACAGCAACCATATTAAATACAGTACGTATGTACACTCGAGCAATGAGACACACCTGCTTGTTGTGCTCGATTGAGTGCGTGTCCCGAATCCCGTAACTGGTGAAGAGTGTGTATCCCCTCTCTGATCCATCGGTCCGCTGTCTTTGCTCCAACTCCAAAAACACCTGTTAAAACCTGAAATACAGGTTCTAGTATAAACATCCGTCATCACTAGAAGTCAGCAGCAACAGTCTCCAAATAGCTTCACAAGAAAGAggagttggttttttttaatgagagaaaattaaatatgtAACAATACTTTATAATATAAGGGTCTACGCGCATCTCTTGACGCAGAGTTCCAAAGAGATAAATCTAACCTTCTCATGTCTATTGacatgtttattgttttattttagatttatttatcttttttcctCTATATATCTtcaggttattattattattatcattattattattaagtaatCTACATCTCCAATTATACTTGAAGGCAACATTGAGGGCTCCTTCAATTCTCTGTGATGGAGAGCAACCAAGTGCATTTAATTAGATAAatggtaaactgaatatatttatatatcgcttttctagtcttattgaccacccaaagcacCTTTACAGCACAGGTCACATTCGAACACACCTTCATActgcgctgctatttactgcgcattttttatcacattcatacactgctagAAGAGCAGCCAGAGGCACCTTAGGGTTGCCGCTACagtttcttgcccaaggacacatcagcatgcagACTGAGGGAATTGGGAATTGAACTGTTGAACTGGTTAGTGGAAtaccgtctctacctcctgagctcTACTCTCGCGGcacttgagtatttccattgATGGTTCTCTGACATTTTGGCTTAAAATGTGGCCACATTGAGTGGatcatttgatatttttctggAAATACAACATATAAGTAATGTATTTCAACTATATGGGCAAAATATTCGACAAACCTTTAGTGCTTTAAACCGCTCGGACTGCTTCATCGATTCCACCTCATTTGATTctccattttccaaaatgtcctaTAAGTGCAGAGAATGTAAAGTTAGAATATTGGATTGTCTTTCAATTTGATAAAGCAGCCAAAAGAAGGTTTCACTCACTTTGATGACTCTTAGGGAATGTTCTCCCAGACAGGGAAGCCCTCTGAGCTGCGTCATGCACGTCACTGGTTCGGGGAGGGCCTTCAACACGGCGGCGGCCCGGCGAAATGCAACGCCTCGCCCGTCCTCTTCACTCAGCTCAGCGTTTTCAGCCAGCAGCGACAAAGCACCCTGAGACGGAGAATAAATATAGCGAGATACTGcaagtttcttgttttttttcagtgctaCAGGTGTACTATGTGAGATCTGTTTTTGATAGTGGGACATACTGTGATGATGGTGTTATGGTTGTCCAGAGTGATTCTTCTCTGACAGGCGAAGCTGGGCACTGAGAACACCACAGCCTCTCCTTCATCATTATGCTGCTCCTGGAAGACACAAACAATTCAAGATCTCCATTTATCAAACTGCTAGAGGTGAAATTCTTTTGCATTCATCAGaggtttcaaaaataaaatatgttaaagctgctattgattttgtttgaaatacTTGTCACTAGTTTCTTTAATAGGGACAGTTCTCTGTAACAAACAGGT
The sequence above is a segment of the Scophthalmus maximus strain ysfricsl-2021 chromosome 2, ASM2237912v1, whole genome shotgun sequence genome. Coding sequences within it:
- the polm gene encoding DNA-directed DNA/RNA polymerase mu, producing the protein MVPLKRRKVVGNYTGAGHGGDNSPTKFPDVLLFLLERKMGASRRAFLSQLGRKKGFHVEELFSESVTHVISENNSGYEVRTWLDSQRRAQGQMMAHLLDISWYTESMRAGHPVPILERHKLQEQHNDEGEAVVFSVPSFACQRRITLDNHNTIITGALSLLAENAELSEEDGRGVAFRRAAAVLKALPEPVTCMTQLRGLPCLGEHSLRVIKDILENGESNEVESMKQSERFKALKVLTGVFGVGAKTADRWIREGIHTLHQLRDSGHALNRAQQAGVEHYDDLNQPVTMAEADAVGEIVEKAVVSVLPGAQITLTGGFRRGKPSGHDVDFLITHPEEGREEGLMSKVVSWLESQGFLLYHKTSRNSYLESANGPARPASNMDRFERCFSIFKLAKVEGWGTNQTGTWREGGMQNLNTAEDEDEHEGSCGVRGHARINPEDSRLQKGKNSHSQSQIHTGEQKYHELGKDAGPEETRPAGHKPWRAVRVDLVVSPISQFAFALLGWTGSKLFERELRRWAGQEKAMSLSSHALFDNKQKRYLTATSEEEIFGHLGLEFIPPSERNA